A genomic region of Corticium candelabrum chromosome 6, ooCorCand1.1, whole genome shotgun sequence contains the following coding sequences:
- the LOC134181467 gene encoding glutamate receptor 1-like, protein MQQGPETIPSVSGKILVGGWFFFCLVIVATYTANLAAFLTANSFTTNINSLNELAKQSDILYGTVKDSSILDFLNESTLPIHQRMYDFMTSVDGALVDTAEEAIQRVERQTKGDYIFIWDEPILEYFASNEPCQSVVIGRKFNMHAYGLALPKGMPYAENFSLAILKLRESGIYEGLTTKWLKEGICSTWHSPREATDVKQLRIVDMKGVFIILAVAVGMSVVVAVVQRVTWIVRRQRKVSNTRPSNGGDITIDLQVGKVETFHGIPESKSDDKAAKCHH, encoded by the exons ATGCAGCAAGGCCCCGAAACCATTCCATCTGTTTCGGGTAAAATTCTAGTCGGCGGCTGGTTCTTCTTTTGTCTCGTCATTGTAGCCACATACACGGCCAACTTGGCAGCATTTCTCACCGCAAACAGTTTTACAACGAATATCAACTCTCTCAACGAGCTGGCAAAGCAGAGCGACATATTGTACGGAACGGTTAAGGATTCGTCCATTTTAGACTTCTTGAATGAGTCTACTCTTCCCATTCATCAGCGGATGTATGATTTTATGACTTCGGTCGACGGGGCGTTGGTAGACACTGCGGAGGAGGCGATCCAGCGCGTCGAACGTCAAACTAAAGGAGACTACATCTTTATCTGGGACGAACCCATTCTTGAATACTTTGCCTCAAATGAACCGTGCCAGAGTGTAGTGATTGGTAGGAAATTTAACATGCACGCTTACGGTTTGGCCTTGCCGAAGGGAATGCCGTACGCTGAAAACTTTTCTCTGGCGATTCTAAAATTGAGAGAATCGGGGATTTATGAGGGTCTAACGACCAAGTGGCTGAAGGAGGGTATATGTAGCACGTGGCATTCGCCCAGAGAGGCTACAGACGTCAAGCAGCTTCGGATTGTTGACATGAAGGGTGTGTTTATCATTCTAGCCGTTGCAGTTGGAATGTCTGTGGTCGTTGCGGTAGTTCAGCGGGTGACATGGATAGTAAGAAGACAAAGGAAGGTGTCAAACACTAGACCTTCCAATGGAGGAGACATTACTATAGACTTACAA GTTGGTAAAGTTGAAACCTTCCATGGTATTCCAGAATCCAAGTCGGACGATAAAGCCGCAAAATGTCATCACTAA
- the LOC134180817 gene encoding uncharacterized protein LOC134180817: MQLLDLHDSLVVLFRMIEDQRLWNSTASDFFSRIVNEYNLQGINGRIQFRTTSERVYPMLYNILDISPFLVATIGVYDVSTGWVRKLSSLSAKGIKRSHLYRRSAQTCYPAEGHFRTTTMIVISINVIKRCMSIS, from the exons ATGCAGTTGCTCGACTTGCATGACTCGCTAGTGGTTCTCTTTCGGATGATCGAAGACCAACGACTGTGGAATTCAACTGCGTCTGATTTCTTTTCTCGTATTGTCAATGAG TACAATCTGCAAGGTATCAATGGAAGGATTCAATTCAGAACTACTTCAGAGAGAGTCTATCCAATGCTTTACAACATCCTGGACATCAGTCCCTTTCTCGTTGCCACA ATTGGAGTTTATGACGTCAGCACCGGTTGGGTACGAAAATTATCGTCTTTAAGTGCAAAGGGCATAAAGAGATCTCATCTTTATCGAAGATCTGCACAAACCTGTTATCCTGCTGAAGGTCATTTCAGAACCACAACCATGATAGTAATCTCAATAAATGTGATAAAGAGATGCATGAGTATAAGCTGA